A segment of the Zingiber officinale cultivar Zhangliang chromosome 8B, Zo_v1.1, whole genome shotgun sequence genome:
AAGTAGTATAAAACAGCTACCTTCACTTTATCTGGCATATGCTCTCCGCTTTCCATGGACCAAACCAAGTCAAATTGTCCATCAGGAAAAGGTTGATTCAAAGCATCGGCGACTTGAAAATTTACCTGTCCATGTCCATAAGGTCATTTATAGCTGAACAAGAATAAATTTTCCCCCGTTGAGGCTAGAGAAAATAAGTAAAGCTTTAATACGTAAATCAATGCGCCCCCCCTGTAAACAGGGGGAAAGTTAAGGCAATATTGCATACCTTGTCTTCTAGTCCTTCATCAGCTGATAAAGCTTGTGCTCTCTGTACTTGGATAGGGCTCAATGTGATGCCCTGGCAATGAGACCCATACTTCTTTGCAATGTATCTAGAGCTACCTCCGATGCCACAACCCACATCCACaaccttttttgtttttttcagAGGATTATCTGCGTGAAGGAAAATCAAAAGGAAACTAAATTTCAGCTCATTGTTTTAATAAAATCATGATATATGCCAAATACGATGGCATTTAATCAAGTAATGTTTTGATAGGTATGCATGATACTATATCACCCGACATACCGGGGGATCACGAGGACCATAATGTCAGAGTATTTGAATTGAAATTAGACATAATAAACAGTTCATAAAAACACGAGTTACATAGAAGGTATCTGTAAGCAACATGTGGATTGCTTATGTATACAGTCGTAAAATATCcacagcacagatcaagtgaccAGTCGTTAAAATCTCAGGTAGAAAACAGACTAGGCCTTACACCTCAGTTTAAATCAGAGAAAAAGGACCTGTGATGCCAGAAAATCGGAGCGCCGCTTCAATCATCGGGGCTTGGCAAACAAAGGTGATGGAGTTATCCGGATGGTATAATCCAGGATGCTTGTAGCCCTTCCAAGACCACAGCATATTCCATATACCTGATGGCTCGCAAACGTTCAGCTGAGCTGCTCCCTGCGGCAGCTCCTCACCGCGTGCTTTATTGAACGCTGTCGTCTCCGTGAGCGGATATGGCGCATCGTAGAAGGTCGAGAATGGGGAGTAGCTCGACCGCAGCACAGCATCCATCTCGGAATGAGGAATTGATTAAGGCCGGAGTGCTTTATAAGGGCAAAAACTGAATAAAAAATCAAAAGGCGCCATTAAATGCACCCTTTCGTGAAACTTTCAGAACATCGATAATGggagatatttatttctttaaatatcCCCGCATCTAAAATATCCCCACTGTAATTCTGTAAAGGATATTTGAAAGACGTTAGAAATTATCCGGGGTttgtaatttcttttttttttgctggCATACAAATATACAATCGGGCCCACCAAAAGGTTGGCAAcggttaaatttaaattttttttttatatttttttgttttgttttcttttaaattccattgtcttggaaaataaaaaataaacgttgccaatttttattttttaaaattcaatcaatgttttaaaaaataattatagtaaaaatattcgatcaatgttatttttttatattaattaattattaaaatatatagataaatattaaataaaaaatatttaatatttggtGTGTGTGATATTTGTAGAATTGTGAATAGTTAAGAGTAAAATATATTGATGGGACCATAAATATTTAGTTGgtgaaatatttaattatcatatTTAGATATTTATATAGTGGGAAATTTAAATGATGATGTGGAAATAAAGCAGTCTggatcctctggaccgcttttTATGGTCCAGGGGATGGTCCCTTGATATGGATTGGTGGGGATGAATGGTCTTCACTTATTTTATGAATGAGGACTATTCATTtcaccaatccatgccaagggaTCATCCCTTGGACCGCAaaaagcggtccagaggatctgccctcgaaataaaaatcataattatttgagAGAAATATCCTCTTTTATTGTGGAAGCTCTAAAAGaaatgattcttttattttatttattttgtccAGTAAGAAAACACCTACACAACACCAAGCATGTGACAAGGCCAAGGTAAAATATGAGAAATGATTAGCTAATTTGGGTAACGTCGAGCGATGAAAAATTTTCACGGACCACTAAGATAAATCGAGAAGCAATAGCAGTGGACGGCTCAGAAACCCAACATCTCTTAGTTGCAAGGTAAAATACGAGAGAGTTTATGGTATGTGATAGGACTTGATTACACTCACCAAGTCATTATGCTCACCAAGTCATTACGCCGCTCACTCACCAAGTCATTAAGCCGCTCACTCAAATGCCCCTCCACTATCCACCCTAAATTCCCATGAAAGGGAGATAAATCACTATACTATGACCGCTCACTCAAATGTCCCTCCACTATCCACCCTAAATTTCCATGAAAGGGAGATAAATCACTATATTGAACCATATCAGAGGTACTAATTCCTTAAGAGAATGAATCTAAGGGGATTCAAATTTTACTTTTGTGATACAATGCTATCATCCGATACCAATTCAGCTACGTCCATGGGGACTGACCTAAATGCTTATAGCTAGCACAAAGATATTGGTGTTGTCAGCATCAGCtaatcaaacttatattttgatatttagtAAAGGTACAAAGTTAAGTTGTATTGTGATCTAACGAGTTTAACTAAGTGTGtaaaaaagtcctaagtgatcttaagcaaggtgaaagtcctaattaAGGCTAGgtaaaagaagtcctagtggacactaggcaggtgaaaagtcTTAGTTATGACTAGATAACGAAATCCTAATTTGGGAGACTGGggcgaagtcttggcaggtcgaggacgtCAGACGAAATCTTAGGGTCGCGAACACTAGGTGGAAGTTCTGGGGGTCGCggacactaggtggaagactggatgggtcggggcTCGGACGTCCGGCGGAAAGTCCTGAGGTCTTGGATGCTGAGCAAAATTTCAAACGGTCTGGATGACCAGTTTGGCAAACGGTAAACTCTCTTGAAATGAATAGGTGAAGACGCGCTCCCCGTAGATGGAATAATAGACGTCAGTCCGATCTAAAGttttagcgaaactcaaagtcaggattaGACTGTCCGAACACTGTCAAAAATTACATTACTTTACATATTATTTGTGCTTATGCTAACCTTGTGATACAGAAAGTTTGTGGTTGGAAAATTgggctccaggtgcccggagcttgtccgagcgcccggagttgcTCCAAGCTCCTGGGTAAGCAGCGACGAGGGAGCACCCCTGGTGGGTGCCTGGCAAGGCACTCGGacgatccgggcgcctggagttgcTCCAAGCGTCCGAACTAGCAAAATTTCATCTTTGACCACCGTGGCACGTTACTACTGGCTGACCACATCAACAGTCCAAGTACCCGGAGGGGGTCCGGGCGTCCGAACATGGATAAACTTCTCGGATAAAGTCTCGACATGAGCTCGCTATGTTAACACACTCTAGGCACCCGGATAGGACTATAAAAAGAGGGTTTGACCAGCAATTATATTACATTAATTCAAACAACTTCCGCTCCTATGCGCTACTCTGAAAAGGTCTTTACGACACTTGAACGCTGCCCCGATGACGACTACGCACAAATCTTCGATTTCAAAGTCGTCGGTAACTTTAATTTTCGTTCTTGTAATCTATTATAAGTTCTTGTactaaatttgtaatttttatttcGAACTATTAGCGGATTACTCATcaaaagcactcaatgagtgcgtGTCTTAGATTAGGAGTCATCACATACTCCAAACCAAGTGTAACTTGGTTGTGTTagcattttgttttgttttacttTTTGTTTCCGTTGCGGTTTACTCTCAATTTTAAACGAACATGAAAAATCATGAGCACTATTCACACTcctctccctccctccctcccccCTTCAATGCAACGATCCTACAAAAGAGATGCCCACGCGCACCATTATTGTTTAAACTATACTTACCGAGTAGCTGTGACATCCAAAGGGAAGTCTTAGAGTAGAAAGATAAAGTCCTTATCTTAATAGTCCTTCCAAAGTGACCCCACACtctaggaaaaataaataaattatgaaaCATATTCATCCTAGTACAACGGTCCTTTGCATAAGTCCAAATGGAATGTCTGATATATGAGTAAGTTGTTGCTTCATGGAGCACGAATCATGGCGTGCAGATTATCATTTAGACTAAGAATACGCTTCATTTAATCATGAGATATATAGAATCTAATTAATCATCAATCTAATCATCCACCCTGAATGCGTTTACAATATTCCTGGCATCCGACAGTGACAGATCCACAAGAAAGCCAGCGTGTGTTTACATAGTGATTGTGTTTTGGTAGCAGTAGCACTAACATCAACAATCAACGCCAGAGAGGACTAAATACCACCTTGATAAACTAGTATGGAGCCATGTAGAGGTGGCAATTCTGGCTAGCTAGGTTGTGTAATCGGTCATGTTACCTTGACACATGAAATGGTCAACTCAAACCTGAACACCACATATTTAATAAATGGGTTAAAACTATGACAACAAAAAAAATGCATGGTTTTAGCCATCTTGTTGATTAAGTGGGTCCCATTAGGCCATCGGGTCACACTCTTATCAATTAGCTGGTAGTGGGACCTAGTCATGATAGGGCATGTATGTGGCTCTCAAGAGAAATTGTTATGaggctaaaaaaaattaaaaaaaaaaacaccaagATGGGGAATGAATAAACATTTAAACAAGCCATTTATCATATTTGAATGAATCAAAACAAGTTGCCTTTAAACACGTCAAATATGTGTAACACAATTAAACCCACACCCAAACTCAACCCGTTGATGTGGAAGTCATACATAAATCAACCTTTTCCTGCTCCAGGATTTTCAATTCAAAACCTAACTAGTGAAATTGTGGGTAAGTGTGTCGTGTAAATTGGTCGCGCCATCTTTTGCCACATTTAGGCCCATGCTTACAAATTGCTGAGAGGCAGAATATTTATTGTTGGTAGATCAAACAGATGAACGAGACGAAAATTATTGTCTGGCTGTCTTATGCTCTATTCAAGCCTGGATCTTACTTggctgatggtgcaaaagcattcCTCTTTGTATTCTTTACCAGGGGTCGTTCTCTCTCTTTTTTCTGCTTTGGTTGAAATTAGAAAGGATGCTTTTCCCTGACCTCTTTCCATGGATCCCATGCCCCAAAACTTTAAATTTGTGTGATATATGCGTTCAAGCTTAACTTTACACCATTTCTAAGACTACAAATGAGATAATTCCAGGGGAGAGCAAGTCAGGATGCTACATGCCCTCTGCCAATGCATCTCGAAGCATTTCAGAGGATTTCAAAAGCACACACACCGACTGAGAGCCTTGCTGCCTAACACTCTCTCTCTTAATTTTATTTGTGCAAAGTATTGTTTTGTTGTGCTTTATTGGCCTGGCGGGTTCAGATTTCTTTCAAAATGTTTGTTCTGTACTTTTCTCGGCACTTTGTGCACTAGATCTGATTTGTTACAACTGGGTGAATATAATTTTCCCCGTCTCGTTTTTTAAAACAAAGATAAAAATCTATTGAAAAAACTAGTACGgaataaattgaaattgaaaaatgaaatggGAATCTATGGAAGGTAAAGAACCAAATCGGTGAAAAGTGAATAAATGAAACAGTAGACAAACAGAAAACCACGCTTGAAATGCAACATATTTGGACAATTAAATAGAAAGACTATCATGAATGAACTAGTTTGCAGTTAGATGAAAAGAGAAGCGAATACACCTGAAACGCCCGCGAATCGGAGAGCCTCCTCGATCATGCGGATCTGAGCGGCCCTGTGGTCGCGGATAGGCGCAGTGGCTCCGGGGTCGTAGAAGCCATGGTGCATATGGTCTCCCCAGATGTCCTCCCACGTCCCGGAAGACGCATCGTAGAACTCGGCGATTCCCTTTTTCAGCGCCTCCTCTTTGGTCTCCATCTCCATCGTCATCGCCATCGCCGCAAATCAAACTGGGCACCGGAATCCGTTATGCTTTGGGAATCCCCACAGCAAGAGAGATGGCGTACGATTTCACCTCTCAGAGGCGGAGGCGCGTAAGCCCTTGGATGTATAGCGATGATGTTCCCATGTGACGTCCTGTCTCTGTCTCATTTCATTTTCTTGTGAAACTTCAAATGTGGGAGCGGTGGAAAGCGGCGCTCCTTCCTGTTTTAGTATCGCGGTGTGGCCTCCGTCGTCCCTTGTGTCTGCCCCTAAACCTGCATTCATTAAAGATAATAATTTGTTTTACTTGTCAAACTTTTTATAAATCTGCATTGATTAAGGATGATAATAAGATCTCAAACTTTTTTGAGAtcttattattaataaaaaagcaTGCAcgtgtttaaaaaaaaagtatgatTTGGATattattttctgaaaaaaaaaccCAAATATCTCGTTTGAAACATATATCCGATGATTATCTTATAAATTAACTCATAGCGAATACTTTGAAGTGAAAATTTTTACTTttgaaattataaattaattttcagTTTATTAATAAAAAGTGCACTACTAGTTAATTTATGAtagaaattataaataatttttttacaataaaAAAGATTCTAAGTTTTCTATCTTGTGATCAGTAAGGGAGTGTTTAGTTGATGAGTTTGAAAATGAGGGAAttgaatgatagtaaaagataatgtTTGGATTGTGAGTTTGAGAATCatattttgggaatgattaccagatttatgggaatcaaccaaactcatataacttgatgggtttcatttccattcctattcctattccaccctactatcaaacttATACTCATAGttattcccatcatttaaccaaacaccccctaagtgTGTCACTGCTCAAACCTTTTGATTTTTAGAtcgtaaattaaaatttaaatcaaattatttcattaaaaCTAATACAAAATTAATATAACAAAATATATACATAGAGAGTTTTGTATCATGTgtatatctattttttaaaatttaaaattataattaatccttaaattttaaaaataaaattttattggcATAAccataacttaaaaaaataaataaaaataaaataaaaaattgattgaGACTTTTCAAACATGTGAGGGGCACCCACGTGCAACGCTTAGGCGGTTAAGAATCTGGAtcctttattaattaattttgatgtacttaaaataaaattatgttaatgttttttttattcaCATCGGAAATCATTCtaagatttattaataatttatagaCGCATCAATTaaaaatctagagttcaagactcaGTTGTGGtgtattattaaaaattatttttattaatcaatCAGAAATCTAGAattcgagactcagctgcggtgtattattgaaaatttttcttattaatcaatcaaggatctagagttcgagactcagctgcgaCGTATTATTGAGATTtttctaattaatcaattaagaatTTAGAGTatctttagtctcacatcttaaGATCGATAACACTGCGAGCAAAAAAACTTCAATAAATATCTTGGTTCGACGATGTtagaaaatatacttttcttgaCTTTTTGACTAAAATCAagtataatatattaaattatttttttttttgactttttataatatattatctTACTCTTGCATTGCACTATCTTGCATTGCACTACTACATGGGTCATCCTTATCCAATTTAGGTgtattcatgtattatattacacacgcaacgcaTATGCATGATCACTAGTGTCGCCCTTGCATTTCACTATTACATAGGTATGACGCGCCcaagagatatatatatatatatatatatgtagtgAAATGCAAGGGTGACATTAGTGATCATGCACAtgcgttgcgtgtgtaatataatacatgaatatACCTAAATTGGATAAGGATGAGCTATGCATGCAGTAGTGCAATGCAAGATAGTGTAATGCAAGAGTAACAGACTCactcttataaaaaaattaatttaatatattatactTGATCTTAGTCAAAAAGtcaagaaaagtatattttctaACATCGTCGAACCAAGATATTTATTGAAGCTTTTCTGCTCGCAGTGTTATCGATCTTAAGATGCATGTGAGACTAAAGATACTCTAAattcttaattgattaattagaaaAATCTCAATAATACaccgcagctgagtctcgaactctagatccctgattgattaataagaaaaattttcaataatacgccgcagctgagtctcgaatTTTAGATTTCTGattgattaataaaaataatttttaataatacaCTACAGCtgagtcttgaactctagatttttAATTGATGCAtctataaattattaataaacctTAGAATGCTTTTCGATGTGAATAAAAAAAGGCATTACTTTGCTCACCCATGATGACCCATGGGCATCCCgtgttcaaaaaaaaaattaatttttttaggaTTTAGAATTTAATGTTTAAGCTAATAGAAGTAAAATTTTGCACCCATCCACGACCAACTAAActagtgttaatttttttttattattattttcacttcctTTAACCTAAATACTAAACTCTAAATCCAAAATATGTTTGgttaaagttatcatgcataatccttagttatgtgattaccagataatcatataaccaaggtgACACTAGATAGGATGGTGATTATCTTGTCAACTGGCGAGAAGGGGATTTAAGGAAAAAATAATAAGAGAAATCGTTGTCCTCCAAATATttatgaaaatgaaaaaaattatttaataaccgaGGATAATCTCTCAAACAACTAAATAAATGGATTTCAAACCCTAagatacaaataaaaaaaatcttaacataTAGACCGCAATTCctaagatggaaagaaaggaaaaaattctaaaagaaagtaaaaattattaatagacttaccattataaaaTTTCTAAATGGACTCAAAATCTAAAATATACAAAAGATAAAATTACCCtaaatatcaaaaatatcttaaataccAAAGAACTCAAACATTactaaaaataatatgaaaactATTTGGACCCTCTAACATCAGTCACCCCTGATTAAAAAGAACTCATCCTTACGTTTATAATAGTGTCAGGTGGTAGACTAAAAGAAAGATTATCTGACACTAAATCGGTAAAATATCTAACACGCTTGACTACATTGCCAAGCTCAACGTTGCTTAACTTGCCTTGTCTATATGCTTCCTTCTTTGACATACTCATATTTCTATCAATTGTATCACCTTGAGGACACCTTCTGGCACTACCAATGACTTTATGGTGAGGAAATAATTATAGGTCCCTTTCGATACTTCCCCCAACCAAGCTCTCATGAACTTCACTCCTACATCAGTGCAACACCTCTATTAATGCCCACATCGATTGATTTGAACAAATCATGTTGGTCATTGATCTTTTCTGAAAGCGAGGAAGATGATGTGCTGGCTTGGTGGTTCCGATGTTAACCGCGAGAAGACAAAGACCTTGATGGCGCGGATGAACCTGCACAGAAAAAATGAGAATTGGGAGAAGAAAATGTTAGTCACTGGGCCAGGGAGGGAGTCCTTGATGCAGatactccgacactcaagttaggacAACCCCGAAATGAATAGTATAATAGTAATATGTATGAGTGTGTGCATGAGTATGCAGATTCGTCTACATACCTAGCCAACAGAGAGAACCCCCATTTTGTACTGCCTCTCATAACTCCGCAATAATAAGGCGTCAAAGAATGTCGGACGTTAGAATATGTAGAATGTTAGAGGGTGTACAACAACCTCCCTCTAGGCATAGGAAGGTTTTATTGCATGTATATGTTTGAGTAATGGAATATTCTCTGATGAGTAGTCATTCTTTTCTAACAAGTTATTGCAATTTTTCTAATAGTATTGTATCCTAAAAGGAGTCTAACTGAATCTGGGGCCGATCGAATTTACACTGAGAGACATGCCCATGAGGAGTGGGGAACTAGGCCCCAGATATCTGACCAGCTTTAGGGCCGACCAGTTATAGACTGGGAGTCATGGCCATGAGAAGTAGAGAGCTGAGCCTAGGTGTTCGACCGGCTCTGGGGTAGACTGGATGTAAATTGGGAGTCATGCTCACGAGGAGTATGGAATTAGGCCCCGAATATCTGATTGGCTTTAGGCTCGACCGGTTGTAGACTAGAAGTGATGCCCACGAGGAGTGAGGAGTTGAGCTCGGGTGTTTGTCCAGCTCTGGAACCGATCGACTGTAGACTaagagtcatgcccatgagaagtggggaactAGACACCGGATATCCAACCGGCTCTAGACCGATCGGCTGTAAACTAGGAGCCATGGACGTGAGAAGAAAGCTAAGCCCGGGTGCCCGAATGACTTAGGGACCAACTAGCTATAGACTGTGAGTCATGCCTAGGAAAAGTGGTTCGTTCGGCTATATAcactctgttggtgcaatcgacctaggttttgatgtgtatgtcaaagagtttaagttaggctttcatatgtatttgatatgtgtttgagtcttgcaggacttggagaAATACATGTGGAACTTGGTTCGAccaagtgtgggaagctcatccaagggctcggatcgttgagtcggtgaagggtggtgtggaagacatccgagggaccgcaggacgaggagcaatggagtggagccaagggaagtggacttcaagacaacgtgaaggatggcacggagaggagccgcaggctcgggtgcatctgagggacgaaggccgaggaagaggacttcaaaggcgattCCAAAAAGGATGAGTGTGtgagaatgtactgggaccagtcgactggtcatggaccagtcgactgatccagcttcacataatgcacagaagcattctgtgcttgtcggctacggggaccaatcgactggtcctgagaccagttgactggtacataGCTGTTGGCAGAATTTGGCTTTCTGCATAGAGTCGTTGGCTGGGTCCAAcgacacaccagtcgactggtgcttggaccagtcgactggtgtcggggtttgagttgattattgatcaactctctcctcttatttaagagaTGCTTTGAGGGCTTGAAGATGGTTACTGGTGCTAATTGTAAGCCTTCTtagtcttgcccaaagcttccaagtctactctcttTCTCTCcaaccctaagtttcatcttaTAAATAGGAggagaactttgtgagaggtttgctccactaagaaggagaagttctagctggagattgccggggactgatacaccgaaggatcaagggctcgtccacctcaaagacacgtcgtggagtaggagcatcatctccgaaccacgttacatcgagatTGTTAGCGTTTAtattcttgtttgttttccattGCTTTAGTTTTAGTATATTTCGCTGTGTGCTAACcctcttgtagagaagaaatcgattcgGGGGTGACcgagctatccaaccccccttcaagccggccacagatcctccaacaagtggtatcagagcaaggttagcATCGGAAGAACTAACCATCGaccgaagcatcaagatgacgcacgcttaaagagggatatagcaccacTCGACCACCTTTCTTTGACGGCAacgacttcgcatattggaaaggtaggatggaatattacttaatgaatgatattgaaaattggtttagtgttgtagatggatttgaGAAACCAAAAGATGGGTCGGGAGTGCCTCttccaaccaaggattggacaaaagagatggcaaggaaggctcaagcaaatgcaaaagcCACAACAACTCTACAATGTGGACTCTCCAAGGAGCAATTAAGCAACGTAGGACCATTCAACTCCACTAAAGAGCTTTGAGAAAAACTTATTGAATTAAATGAGAGATCAAGTGAATCTAGGAGGCCCAAGAGAGATGTTttgttggggcaacttcaaacctttgccatgaagaccaatgagaccgtttgtctgttggttgctactcggaaaacctagaggttccactgtacaaaaattttgtacaaaggtctgaaccttttcctagctaccatgtgttcttttaaattaaattttggatcgcctgcggaacttaacacgtttgatccaaaacttaatctatttgttcttttaggttttgacttggatctcctgcggaacttaacacgttcgacccaagtcaccttaagttattaattccattaaatattaatttccataattggttcccagtactgacgtggcgaggcacatgaccttcttggatatgggagcaactaccaccgactagacaaaaccttttatagaaatctaatatctaatatttaatttcctaaaataactttaggttaaccgaaaagaacaatcaaatcacaaggaaaagaaaaacaaaagaacactatatcgaaaacaaattcgaaactctagaatcgtatgcctcttgtatttagtattatttccaaaaataactagtatgatgcggaaagaaaaattac
Coding sequences within it:
- the LOC122017426 gene encoding probable tocopherol O-methyltransferase, chloroplastic isoform X1; the encoded protein is MDAVLRSSYSPFSTFYDAPYPLTETTAFNKARGEELPQGAAQLNVCEPSGIWNMLWSWKGYKHPGLYHPDNSITFVCQAPMIEAALRFSGITDNPLKKTKKVVDVGCGIGGSSRYIAKKYGSHCQGITLSPIQVQRAQALSADEGLEDKVNFQVADALNQPFPDGQFDLVWSMESGEHMPDKVKFVSELARVAAPGATIVIVTWCHRDLLPSEANLTPDETSLLNKICNAYYLPSWCSAADYVKIANSLSLEDIKTADWSDYVAPFWPAVIRSAFTWKGFTSLLRTGWKTIKGALVMPLMIHGYNKKLIKFTIITCRKPA
- the LOC122017426 gene encoding probable tocopherol O-methyltransferase, chloroplastic isoform X2; the encoded protein is MAMTMEMETKEEALKKGIAEFYDASSGTWEDIWGDHMHHGFYDPGATAPIRDHRAAQIRMIEEALRFAGVSDNPLKKTKKVVDVGCGIGGSSRYIAKKYGSHCQGITLSPIQVQRAQALSADEGLEDKVNFQVADALNQPFPDGQFDLVWSMESGEHMPDKVKFVSELARVAAPGATIVIVTWCHRDLLPSEANLTPDETSLLNKICNAYYLPSWCSAADYVKIANSLSLEDIKTADWSDYVAPFWPAVIRSAFTWKGFTSLLRTGWKTIKGALVMPLMIHGYNKKLIKFTIITCRKPA